One window of the Chryseobacterium shigense genome contains the following:
- the clpB gene encoding ATP-dependent chaperone ClpB, with product MNLNQYTVKSQEAIQAAQQTALEFGNQSIEPQHILEGIFQADENISPFLLKKSEADANLVRERNRENIEKLPKVQGGNIYLSQSANKILLDAPNIAKKMGDEYVTIEHLWLSLLETSSEVSKMLKDMGVTKSLLEGAIKELRKGSKATSASSEETYQSLNKYAKNFNELAAEGKLDPVIGRDEEIRRVLQILSRRTKNNPILIGEPGVGKTAIAEGIAHRIISGDIPENLMDKTLYSLDMGALIAGAKYKGEFEERLKSVVNEVIKSEGQIILFIDEIHTLVGAGGGEGAMDAANILKPALARGELRAIGATTLNEYQKYFEKDKALERRFQKVMVEEPDTESAISILRGIKDKYEAHHKVRIKDEAIIAAVEMSQRYISDRFLPDKAIDLIDEASAKLRMEINSKPEELDVLDRKLMQLEIELAAISREGNQTKIDHVKEDISKISEERNEINAKWLKEKQKSEDLTQIKKDIESLKLEAEKASRAGDYAKVAEIQYGKIKEKEDALQKLELEMQNHQNELIKEEVTSENISEVIAKWTGIPVTKLLQSEREKLLSLETELHHRVVGQDEAITAVADAIRRNRAGLSDDKKPIGSFLFLGTTGVGKTELAKALAEFLFDDENNMTRIDMSEYQERHSVSRLVGAPPGYVGYDEGGQLTEAVRRRPYSVVLLDEIEKAHPDVFNTLLQVLDDGRLTDNKGRVVNFKNSIIIMTSNLGSHLIQENFENITEENQDEIVNTTKDEVFDLLKQTLRPEFLNRIDEVVLFQPLNKKEIGKIVQYQLRGFNDMLAKRNIIMTSTQDAVDYLMNKGYDPSFGARPLKRVIQQEVLNKLSREILAGKVNDGDRITLDYFEETGLVFRPTDQ from the coding sequence ATGAATTTAAACCAATATACCGTAAAATCACAGGAAGCCATCCAGGCAGCACAACAGACTGCTCTGGAATTTGGTAACCAGAGTATTGAGCCGCAACATATACTTGAAGGTATTTTTCAGGCAGATGAAAATATTTCGCCTTTTCTATTAAAAAAATCTGAAGCAGATGCCAATCTGGTAAGGGAGCGAAACAGAGAAAATATTGAAAAGCTTCCAAAGGTTCAGGGAGGGAATATTTACCTTTCACAATCAGCCAACAAAATTTTGCTGGATGCCCCGAACATTGCCAAAAAAATGGGTGACGAATACGTAACAATTGAACATTTATGGCTGTCTTTACTGGAAACCAGTTCTGAGGTATCCAAAATGCTTAAGGATATGGGCGTAACGAAAAGTCTTCTGGAAGGTGCTATCAAAGAATTAAGAAAAGGAAGTAAGGCAACTTCTGCAAGCTCAGAAGAAACTTATCAATCCTTAAATAAATATGCCAAAAATTTCAACGAACTAGCAGCAGAAGGAAAGCTGGATCCCGTAATAGGACGTGATGAAGAAATCCGACGGGTATTACAGATTCTTTCCAGAAGAACCAAAAACAATCCTATCCTCATTGGGGAACCGGGAGTAGGTAAAACCGCTATTGCTGAAGGAATTGCACACCGTATTATTTCAGGGGATATTCCTGAAAATCTGATGGACAAAACATTATATTCTTTAGATATGGGTGCGTTGATTGCCGGAGCCAAATACAAAGGGGAATTTGAAGAGCGTTTGAAGTCTGTGGTGAATGAGGTGATCAAATCTGAAGGACAGATCATTCTTTTCATCGATGAGATCCACACCTTGGTGGGAGCCGGGGGCGGTGAAGGTGCAATGGATGCTGCCAATATTCTAAAACCTGCTTTGGCCAGAGGAGAATTAAGAGCCATTGGTGCCACTACTTTAAATGAATACCAAAAGTATTTTGAAAAAGATAAGGCATTGGAAAGACGTTTTCAGAAAGTAATGGTTGAAGAACCGGATACGGAGTCTGCCATTTCCATCCTGCGTGGTATTAAAGATAAATATGAGGCTCACCATAAAGTAAGAATCAAAGATGAAGCGATTATTGCTGCGGTGGAAATGTCCCAGAGATATATTTCGGACCGGTTTTTACCGGATAAAGCGATTGACCTTATTGATGAGGCTTCCGCGAAACTGAGAATGGAGATTAATTCAAAACCGGAAGAACTGGATGTTCTGGACAGGAAATTAATGCAGCTGGAAATTGAATTGGCCGCTATTTCAAGGGAAGGCAACCAGACCAAAATTGATCATGTAAAAGAAGATATTTCAAAGATTTCGGAGGAAAGAAATGAGATCAATGCGAAATGGCTGAAAGAGAAACAGAAATCTGAGGATTTAACCCAGATTAAAAAAGATATTGAATCTCTGAAACTGGAAGCGGAAAAAGCTTCAAGAGCGGGAGATTATGCTAAAGTCGCTGAAATCCAGTACGGAAAAATAAAGGAAAAAGAAGATGCGTTGCAGAAACTGGAGCTGGAGATGCAAAACCACCAGAATGAACTGATTAAAGAAGAGGTTACTTCTGAAAACATCTCTGAAGTCATTGCCAAATGGACAGGAATTCCTGTTACCAAATTACTTCAGTCTGAAAGAGAAAAATTACTGAGCCTTGAAACCGAACTTCATCACCGTGTTGTAGGACAGGACGAGGCCATTACGGCCGTTGCAGATGCTATCAGAAGAAACAGGGCCGGATTAAGCGATGATAAAAAACCGATCGGATCTTTTCTGTTTTTAGGAACAACCGGTGTTGGTAAAACAGAGCTGGCAAAAGCGCTGGCGGAGTTCTTATTTGATGACGAGAACAATATGACCAGAATTGACATGAGTGAATACCAGGAAAGACACAGTGTTTCAAGATTGGTGGGAGCTCCTCCGGGATATGTGGGTTATGATGAAGGCGGCCAACTAACAGAAGCGGTAAGAAGAAGACCTTATTCTGTGGTGCTTTTGGATGAGATTGAAAAAGCCCATCCGGACGTTTTCAACACATTGCTTCAGGTATTGGATGACGGACGTCTTACAGATAATAAAGGACGTGTAGTGAACTTTAAGAATTCAATCATTATCATGACCTCGAATTTAGGCTCCCATCTGATCCAGGAGAATTTTGAAAATATTACAGAGGAAAATCAGGATGAGATCGTCAATACAACTAAAGATGAAGTTTTTGACCTTCTGAAACAGACATTACGTCCTGAGTTTTTGAACAGAATAGATGAGGTAGTATTGTTCCAGCCTCTGAACAAAAAAGAGATCGGAAAAATTGTTCAGTATCAATTGAGAGGATTTAATGATATGCTGGCTAAGCGAAATATCATTATGACCTCCACTCAGGATGCTGTAGATTACCTGATGAATAAAGGATACGACCCTTCTTTTGGGGCAAGACCTTTGAAAAGAGTGATCCAACAGGAAGTTTTAAATAAATTATCAAGAGAAATTCTTGCAGGAAAAGTAAATGACGGAGACAGAATTACTCTGGACTATTTCGAAGAAACCGGCTTGGTTTTCAGGCCGACAGATCAATAA
- a CDS encoding TetR/AcrR family transcriptional regulator, translating into MELKEKQKKILDAAVELFKEKGYMGSSVRDLATKLNIKAASLYAHIRSKEEILEWICFGIAQEFFDELQEVKSTDIAPKDKLNLLLDKHLSVVLKNRDVTHIYSNEWRHLEERLPEFIELRKNYQNEVEQLISEIYKAENWELKSPTFTTRFILHTLNNSYFWFKRNTESTSEIMDEIRAKLLYGLLGNQKQ; encoded by the coding sequence ATGGAGCTTAAAGAAAAACAAAAGAAAATTTTAGACGCAGCGGTAGAGCTTTTCAAAGAGAAAGGTTATATGGGCAGTTCGGTTAGGGATCTTGCCACAAAGCTTAATATTAAGGCTGCATCGCTGTATGCCCATATCCGTTCAAAGGAGGAAATCCTGGAGTGGATCTGTTTTGGCATTGCACAGGAATTTTTTGATGAGCTTCAGGAAGTAAAAAGCACAGACATTGCTCCAAAAGACAAGCTCAATCTGCTTCTGGATAAACATTTATCGGTAGTTCTTAAAAACCGTGATGTTACCCACATTTATTCCAATGAATGGCGGCACCTTGAAGAAAGGCTTCCTGAATTTATTGAACTTCGGAAAAACTATCAGAACGAGGTGGAACAATTAATTTCCGAAATTTATAAAGCGGAAAACTGGGAATTGAAATCACCCACCTTTACTACAAGATTCATTCTTCACACTCTTAATAACTCTTATTTCTGGTTCAAAAGAAACACAGAATCTACCTCTGAAATTATGGATGAGATCAGGGCAAAACTTCTGTACGGCCTTCTGGGAAATCAAAAACAGTAA
- a CDS encoding phenylacetate--CoA ligase family protein: MDFSVEYVKLSQLRQLQSDRLINLVSYLEERSDFYKGKFKESGISLQDIRTIEDITKLPITYKQDLRDNYPFGLFTVPKNELQRIHCSSGTTGKPTVVGYTKEDVDLFSEVVARSLYAAGARPGMQLHNAYGYGIFTGGLGLHYGAEKLGMSVLPISGGMTARQVDLIIDFKPEVICCSPSYALTIADEFANRGISADEISLKYAVLGSEPWTEIIRSHIEEKLGLHATNIYGLSEIIGPGVSMEDFEEKGGSYIWEDHFYPEILDPVTRQPVPFGEEGVLVITTLTKKAMPLLRYWTNDITSLYYDENGKRTMVKMNPIKGRADDMLIVRGVNVYPSQIEEAFSHVKGVVPNYYLTPIEKEQMCVALDIDVEIDDELVKEQKIDAGTDDYAIFVGHFGKNIENEIKKRVGITTKVKIHAQDSLPKCEGGKINRILKK, from the coding sequence ATGGATTTTTCAGTTGAATATGTAAAGCTCAGCCAGTTGAGACAGCTTCAGTCTGACCGGTTGATAAATTTGGTCAGCTATCTTGAAGAGAGATCAGATTTTTATAAAGGGAAATTTAAAGAATCAGGAATATCTCTACAGGACATAAGGACAATTGAAGATATCACGAAACTTCCTATAACTTACAAACAGGATCTGAGAGATAATTATCCGTTTGGACTTTTTACAGTTCCGAAAAATGAGCTGCAAAGGATTCACTGTTCAAGCGGAACTACAGGAAAACCAACAGTGGTAGGCTATACTAAAGAAGATGTGGATCTTTTCAGTGAAGTAGTTGCAAGATCATTATATGCAGCAGGAGCGAGACCAGGAATGCAGTTGCACAATGCATACGGATACGGGATCTTTACCGGTGGATTAGGACTTCATTACGGGGCAGAAAAACTGGGAATGAGTGTTCTTCCTATTTCAGGAGGAATGACGGCCAGACAGGTAGATCTCATCATAGATTTCAAGCCGGAAGTAATCTGCTGTTCACCGTCTTATGCCTTAACTATCGCTGATGAATTTGCGAACCGTGGAATTTCTGCAGATGAAATCAGTTTGAAATATGCTGTTTTAGGCTCGGAACCATGGACGGAAATTATCAGAAGTCATATTGAAGAAAAATTGGGACTTCATGCAACCAATATCTACGGATTAAGTGAAATTATTGGCCCGGGAGTATCCATGGAAGATTTTGAGGAGAAAGGAGGTTCATACATTTGGGAAGATCATTTTTATCCTGAAATTTTAGATCCGGTGACCAGACAACCGGTTCCGTTCGGGGAAGAAGGCGTTCTTGTCATTACCACCTTAACGAAAAAAGCAATGCCGCTTTTACGTTACTGGACGAATGATATCACAAGTCTTTACTACGATGAAAACGGAAAAAGAACCATGGTAAAAATGAACCCCATCAAAGGAAGAGCGGATGATATGCTGATCGTAAGAGGGGTAAATGTATATCCAAGTCAGATAGAAGAAGCATTTTCCCATGTAAAAGGAGTGGTTCCGAACTACTACCTTACACCAATTGAAAAGGAACAGATGTGCGTTGCGCTGGATATTGATGTAGAAATTGATGATGAATTGGTGAAAGAACAGAAAATAGATGCCGGTACCGATGATTATGCTATTTTTGTCGGGCACTTTGGAAAAAACATAGAAAACGAAATAAAAAAGAGGGTAGGAATTACCACAAAAGTGAAAATCCATGCCCAGGACAGCCTGCCAAAATGCGAAGGTGGAAAAATTAATAGAATACTTAAAAAATAA
- a CDS encoding 2Fe-2S iron-sulfur cluster-binding protein, which translates to MNSFYKLKTVKVQKDTPDAVNVAVEIPEELKDKFRFKQGQYLNFRMMINGNEERRSYSICNAPSEKSNTLEVLVKLLEGGKVSGYFNEHLHMDEVLEVMPPMGGFNTSYHPTNVKTYVGLAAGSGISPVLSNIKESLYQEPNSNAYLFYSNRSMNHVMKRAEIDKLVEHFNGRLKVIYLVSREKHEDPVFEGRISAEKLEQLFERYTDIDVKEATYFICGPAEMIKGIADYLKKDKKVPAIQVLFEYFTAPDEENSEEMSDEFKAIANIESMVTVIIDDDEYSFHLNSKKESILDKALKDNLPVPFACKGGVCCTCKAEVLEGEVFMEKNFALTEEEVARGYVLTCQCHPTTNVVMLNYDV; encoded by the coding sequence ATGAATTCATTTTATAAACTTAAAACGGTAAAGGTTCAGAAAGATACTCCTGATGCGGTAAACGTAGCAGTGGAAATTCCTGAGGAGCTGAAAGATAAATTCAGGTTCAAACAGGGGCAGTATCTTAATTTCCGTATGATGATCAACGGGAATGAAGAAAGACGTTCTTATTCTATCTGCAACGCTCCGAGCGAAAAAAGCAATACACTGGAAGTTCTCGTAAAGCTTTTGGAGGGCGGAAAAGTTTCAGGATATTTCAATGAACATCTTCATATGGACGAAGTGCTGGAAGTAATGCCCCCGATGGGTGGTTTCAATACCTCTTATCACCCCACCAATGTAAAAACCTATGTAGGTTTGGCGGCGGGAAGCGGTATCAGCCCTGTTTTATCCAATATTAAAGAAAGCCTTTATCAGGAACCGAACTCTAATGCCTACCTTTTCTACAGCAACAGAAGCATGAATCATGTAATGAAAAGAGCTGAGATCGATAAGTTGGTAGAGCACTTCAACGGCAGACTGAAAGTAATTTACCTGGTAAGCCGTGAAAAACATGAAGATCCGGTATTCGAAGGGAGAATTTCTGCTGAAAAACTGGAGCAGCTATTTGAAAGATATACTGATATTGATGTAAAAGAAGCTACCTATTTCATCTGCGGACCTGCAGAAATGATTAAAGGGATTGCAGATTATTTAAAGAAAGATAAAAAAGTACCTGCCATTCAGGTTTTATTCGAATATTTTACAGCTCCTGACGAAGAGAATTCAGAAGAAATGAGCGATGAATTCAAAGCGATAGCAAATATCGAAAGTATGGTGACAGTAATCATTGATGATGATGAATATTCGTTTCACCTCAATTCCAAAAAAGAAAGTATCTTAGATAAAGCATTGAAAGACAATCTTCCTGTGCCTTTTGCATGCAAAGGAGGAGTGTGCTGTACGTGTAAAGCCGAAGTTCTGGAAGGAGAAGTTTTCATGGAGAAAAATTTCGCGCTTACCGAAGAAGAAGTAGCCAGAGGTTACGTTCTTACCTGTCAATGTCACCCGACAACGAATGTGGTGATGCTTAATTATGATGTTTAA
- the paaA gene encoding 1,2-phenylacetyl-CoA epoxidase subunit PaaA, producing MDLEKFVQYVHEENKVEPKDIMPDDYRKLLVRQISQHAHSEIVGMLPEANWISRAPSLRRKMALLAKVQDEAGHGLYLYAATETLGNGTIRADRDATYDDMLSGKAKYSSIFNYPTLSWADIGAIGWLVDGAAIMNQVMLMGNSYGPYSRAMVRICKEESFHQRQGYEILMALCRGTKQQKEMAQASLNRFWWPALMMFGPNDDSSPNSKISMNYRVKRESNDSLRQRFIDVTVSQAEFLGLTIPDKDLKWNEERQHYDFGELPWDEFMTILKGNGPCNKKRLQTKVKAQQENLWVKEAAAAFAEKQQKEVI from the coding sequence ATGGACTTAGAAAAATTTGTTCAATACGTTCACGAAGAAAATAAGGTAGAGCCAAAAGATATCATGCCTGATGATTACAGGAAGCTTTTGGTACGCCAGATCTCACAGCATGCCCATTCTGAAATTGTAGGAATGCTGCCGGAAGCCAACTGGATTTCCAGAGCACCTTCATTAAGAAGAAAAATGGCCCTTTTAGCGAAAGTTCAGGATGAGGCCGGACATGGCTTATACCTATACGCTGCAACTGAAACCCTTGGAAATGGGACCATCAGAGCAGACAGGGATGCAACCTATGATGATATGCTTTCAGGAAAGGCAAAATACTCAAGTATCTTCAATTACCCTACTTTAAGCTGGGCAGATATAGGTGCTATCGGCTGGCTGGTAGATGGTGCGGCCATTATGAATCAGGTAATGCTGATGGGAAATTCTTACGGACCTTATTCAAGAGCGATGGTAAGAATCTGTAAAGAAGAATCATTCCACCAAAGACAGGGCTACGAAATCCTGATGGCACTTTGCCGTGGTACCAAACAGCAGAAAGAAATGGCTCAGGCTTCGTTAAACCGTTTCTGGTGGCCGGCTTTAATGATGTTCGGTCCAAATGATGACAGCTCTCCAAACTCTAAAATTTCTATGAATTACAGGGTAAAACGTGAGAGTAATGACAGTCTTCGCCAGAGATTTATCGACGTTACCGTTTCCCAGGCTGAGTTCTTAGGATTAACAATTCCTGATAAAGACCTGAAATGGAATGAAGAAAGACAGCACTACGATTTCGGGGAACTTCCGTGGGATGAATTTATGACAATTTTAAAAGGAAACGGACCCTGTAACAAGAAAAGATTACAGACAAAAGTAAAAGCACAGCAGGAAAACCTTTGGGTAAAAGAAGCTGCAGCAGCTTTTGCAGAAAAACAACAAAAAGAAGTAATATAA
- the paaB gene encoding 1,2-phenylacetyl-CoA epoxidase subunit PaaB → MANLDMWEVFIQTKPGLSHKHAGTVQAPTAEMALQNARDVYTRRKEGTCVWVVPSKYIVTSEGMDQDAFFDPADDKLYRHPTFYDIPNDVKNM, encoded by the coding sequence ATGGCAAATTTAGATATGTGGGAAGTGTTTATTCAGACTAAACCGGGATTATCCCACAAGCACGCCGGAACAGTTCAGGCACCAACAGCAGAAATGGCTCTGCAGAACGCAAGAGACGTTTATACCAGAAGAAAAGAAGGAACATGCGTATGGGTAGTTCCAAGTAAATATATTGTGACTTCGGAAGGAATGGATCAGGACGCATTTTTCGATCCTGCAGACGATAAATTATACCGTCACCCTACATTCTATGATATTCCTAATGATGTAAAGAATATGTAA
- the paaC gene encoding 1,2-phenylacetyl-CoA epoxidase subunit PaaC, which produces MNPLYNYLLKFADDSFIMGQRLSEWCGEGPYLEEDIALTNIALDELGQANNFYQYASRVADNGKNEDDLAFLRYEHEYVNAHWVELPNEDYAQTILKVYVFSVYQKLMYEALSNSADEELSAIAQKSLKEVKYHYTHTSSWMKIFAQGTEESRERLVKAIENIWEYTKGLFAKVEGEDDLIALNIALNVDELYKEFVAITAKDFQEYGLAFPENPFMQPKSRTGYHTEYFGYILCELQYMQRAYPGCTW; this is translated from the coding sequence ATGAATCCATTATATAATTATTTATTAAAATTTGCCGATGACAGTTTCATCATGGGGCAGAGATTATCCGAATGGTGTGGCGAAGGTCCCTATCTGGAGGAAGATATTGCATTGACAAACATTGCTTTGGATGAACTTGGACAGGCCAATAACTTCTACCAATATGCTTCAAGAGTTGCCGATAACGGTAAAAACGAAGATGATCTGGCATTCCTGAGATATGAGCATGAATATGTAAACGCACATTGGGTAGAACTTCCCAATGAAGATTATGCGCAGACTATCCTTAAAGTATATGTTTTCTCTGTTTATCAGAAATTGATGTACGAAGCACTGTCAAATTCTGCAGATGAAGAACTTTCCGCAATTGCTCAGAAATCTTTAAAAGAAGTAAAATACCATTACACGCACACTTCTTCCTGGATGAAAATTTTTGCTCAGGGAACAGAAGAAAGCCGTGAACGTTTGGTAAAAGCCATTGAAAATATCTGGGAATATACCAAAGGATTATTTGCGAAAGTAGAAGGAGAAGATGATTTAATTGCTCTAAACATTGCTTTAAATGTTGACGAACTGTATAAAGAATTCGTAGCGATTACAGCAAAAGATTTTCAGGAATACGGATTGGCATTTCCGGAAAACCCATTCATGCAGCCAAAATCAAGAACAGGATATCATACGGAATATTTCGGGTACATTCTTTGCGAACTTCAGTATATGCAGCGAGCTTATCCGGGATGTACGTGGTAA
- the paaD gene encoding 1,2-phenylacetyl-CoA epoxidase subunit PaaD — MNNLLNILSQVPDPEIPVIDIVELGIVRDAKVTGENTCEVTITPTYSACPAMFTIEEDITKIMKENGWDAKVVTKMFPIWTTDWLTDQAREKLRAYGITPPEKGADEHHIGKPKKCPRCGSMNSKQISRFGSTLCKASYQCLDCLEPFDYFKCH; from the coding sequence ATGAATAATTTATTAAACATACTGTCCCAGGTTCCCGATCCGGAAATTCCAGTGATCGACATTGTGGAATTAGGTATTGTAAGAGACGCAAAAGTTACGGGCGAAAATACCTGCGAAGTAACAATAACGCCTACATACTCTGCCTGTCCTGCCATGTTCACCATTGAGGAAGACATTACGAAAATAATGAAGGAAAACGGCTGGGATGCAAAAGTAGTAACCAAAATGTTTCCTATCTGGACAACAGACTGGTTAACAGATCAAGCGAGAGAAAAACTCCGGGCTTACGGAATTACACCTCCCGAAAAAGGAGCAGACGAACACCACATCGGGAAACCGAAAAAATGCCCGAGATGCGGTTCAATGAATTCAAAACAGATCAGCAGGTTCGGGTCTACACTGTGTAAGGCCTCTTATCAATGCCTGGATTGCCTGGAACCTTTTGATTATTTTAAATGCCACTAA
- a CDS encoding enoyl-CoA hydratase/isomerase family protein: protein MYTQLDIETHFDGKLKIAYLNQPETMNALTKPSLSDLKDFIKECSEDPAVRCVAISGRGRAFCSGQNLDDAFVQGNVHHDNDIIRKIVVDYYNPLVTEITRCKKPVVALVNGPAVGAGAMLALICDFVLAVDKSYFAQAFSNIGLIPDTGGTYFLPKLLGRQLANYLAFTGKRLSAEESKSYGLVAEVFTEEEFAPKSMEILERMSNMPTAAIKLTKKAFAQSYSNTLKEQLELEGDLQQEAAQTEDFIEGVNAFLQKRKPEYKGK, encoded by the coding sequence ATGTATACACAACTCGACATTGAAACGCATTTTGACGGAAAACTGAAAATTGCTTACCTCAATCAGCCTGAAACTATGAACGCGCTTACCAAGCCATCTTTATCAGATCTGAAAGATTTCATTAAAGAATGCAGCGAAGATCCTGCGGTAAGATGCGTGGCGATTTCAGGAAGAGGAAGAGCTTTCTGTTCCGGTCAGAATCTGGATGATGCTTTCGTACAGGGTAATGTACATCATGATAACGATATCATCAGAAAAATTGTGGTAGATTACTACAATCCTTTGGTAACGGAGATCACACGTTGTAAAAAACCTGTTGTGGCATTGGTAAACGGCCCTGCAGTAGGTGCTGGTGCAATGCTGGCATTAATCTGCGACTTTGTTTTAGCAGTAGATAAATCTTATTTTGCCCAGGCATTTTCAAATATCGGGCTGATTCCTGATACGGGAGGAACTTATTTCCTTCCAAAACTATTGGGAAGACAGTTAGCTAATTATTTAGCGTTTACAGGCAAAAGATTATCCGCTGAAGAATCTAAATCTTACGGTTTGGTAGCTGAGGTTTTCACTGAGGAAGAATTCGCTCCGAAATCTATGGAAATCCTTGAAAGAATGTCAAATATGCCGACTGCAGCCATTAAATTAACCAAAAAAGCCTTTGCCCAATCTTACAGCAATACATTAAAAGAGCAATTGGAACTGGAAGGCGATTTACAACAGGAAGCCGCACAGACAGAAGATTTTATAGAAGGTGTAAACGCCTTTTTACAGAAAAGAAAACCTGAATATAAAGGGAAATAA
- a CDS encoding four helix bundle protein has translation MRNDKENIIVNKTFDFALNIIEFSEELYKANKFSLANQIFKSGTSIGANVREAQNAESKADFIHKLKIAAKEADETEYWILLCLQSPHLQSPKEKMVSDLKEILLILSKIISSAKLK, from the coding sequence ATGAGAAATGACAAAGAAAATATTATTGTAAATAAGACTTTCGATTTTGCATTGAATATTATTGAATTTTCAGAAGAATTATATAAGGCTAACAAATTTTCTCTAGCCAATCAGATTTTTAAATCGGGAACATCAATTGGAGCTAATGTCAGAGAAGCTCAGAATGCAGAAAGCAAGGCCGACTTTATTCATAAATTAAAAATTGCTGCCAAAGAAGCTGACGAAACAGAATATTGGATTTTGCTGTGTTTACAGTCTCCACATTTACAGTCTCCGAAAGAAAAGATGGTGTCAGATTTAAAAGAAATTCTATTAATTCTGTCTAAGATTATTTCAAGTGCAAAGCTTAAATAA
- a CDS encoding 3-hydroxyacyl-CoA dehydrogenase NAD-binding domain-containing protein — MNVGIIGAGTMGIGIAQVAATNGCKVWVYDANPKQVETATVGLEKTLTKLVDKQKISAEKMSEMLANISIATELKDFKDCELIIEAIIENKDIKTKVFTELETHVSETCIISSNTSSISITSLGAELKKPERFIGIHFFNPAPLMPLVEIIPSLLTEKSLAEKMYTLMKEWGKMPVIAKDIPGFIVNRIARPYYGEGLRIVEENIATPEQVDEAMRTLGNFKMGPFELMDLIGVDVNFAVTTTVYKDYFYDPKYKPSLLQQRMSEARLHGRKTGKGFYNYAEGAEQPVAQKDDALYQQIFLRIISMLINEAVEAKRLGVANDEDIELAMQKGVNYPKGLLSWGKEIGYSKISETLQNLYAEYQEERYRQSPLLRKM, encoded by the coding sequence ATGAACGTAGGAATTATCGGTGCTGGAACTATGGGAATAGGCATTGCACAAGTAGCCGCAACAAACGGATGCAAAGTCTGGGTTTACGATGCCAATCCAAAACAGGTAGAAACAGCCACTGTAGGTTTAGAAAAAACATTAACTAAATTAGTTGATAAACAGAAAATTTCGGCAGAAAAAATGTCTGAAATGTTAGCCAATATTTCTATCGCTACAGAATTGAAAGACTTCAAAGATTGCGAACTGATTATTGAAGCCATCATCGAAAACAAAGACATAAAAACCAAAGTATTTACAGAATTGGAAACCCATGTTTCCGAAACCTGTATCATCAGTTCCAATACATCCTCCATTTCTATCACCTCTCTGGGTGCAGAACTAAAGAAACCCGAACGTTTCATCGGAATTCACTTTTTCAATCCGGCTCCGCTGATGCCTTTGGTTGAAATCATTCCATCACTGTTAACAGAAAAATCATTAGCTGAAAAAATGTATACCCTCATGAAAGAATGGGGTAAAATGCCTGTAATTGCTAAAGATATCCCGGGATTTATTGTCAACAGGATTGCCCGCCCTTACTATGGTGAAGGTTTGAGAATTGTTGAAGAAAATATCGCAACCCCCGAACAGGTAGACGAAGCTATGAGGACCCTCGGAAATTTCAAAATGGGACCATTTGAACTCATGGATTTAATTGGAGTTGATGTAAATTTTGCAGTAACAACAACCGTTTACAAAGACTATTTCTACGACCCGAAATACAAACCGTCTCTGCTTCAGCAAAGAATGTCCGAAGCCAGACTTCACGGCAGAAAAACCGGAAAAGGGTTCTATAATTACGCTGAAGGAGCAGAACAACCAGTTGCTCAGAAAGATGATGCTTTATATCAGCAGATCTTTTTGAGAATTATTTCAATGCTTATCAATGAAGCAGTAGAAGCTAAAAGATTAGGCGTTGCCAACGATGAGGATATTGAACTGGCCATGCAGAAAGGAGTAAACTATCCGAAAGGATTATTAAGCTGGGGAAAAGAAATCGGCTATTCAAAAATCTCAGAAACCCTCCAAAACCTTTACGCAGAATATCAGGAAGAAAGATACAGACAGAGCCCTTTACTTCGTAAAATGTAA